Proteins found in one Dermacentor silvarum isolate Dsil-2018 chromosome 8, BIME_Dsil_1.4, whole genome shotgun sequence genomic segment:
- the LOC119462201 gene encoding uncharacterized protein LOC119462201 — protein sequence MDTTPNSDVTPNHTQSDSELWFLSVEPLFRRHRVTSQIARYYYVIVALATAVIAIVRDILRSPPPDTPYDTLKTELIRRTTESEQRRLQQLLTAEELSDRKPTELLRRMRHLIGDQSAALDASILRELLPQRLPQQVRMILGVSSTETPDSLAQMAGKIMDVGTPAISVIERQRDSSLFAPVHDDRLDRLLQANEELNPSTTVTTFGGLKTDRDKSLV from the exons ATGGACACTACACCCAACAGCGACGTCACACCGAACCACACG CAGTCGGACTCAGAACTCTGGTTTCTGAGCGTCGAGCCTCTCTTCCGACGACATCGAGTAACATCGCAAATAGCAAGGTACTACTACGTCATCGTAGCTTTAGCAACTGCTGTCATCGCAATCGTAAGGGACATTCTGCGCTCTCCGCCTCCTGACACACCCTACGACACTCTTAAAACAGAGCTTATACGCCGGACAACCGAGTCGGAACAGCGTAGGCTGCAGCAGCTACTCACCGCGGAGGAGCTCAGTGACCGAAAGCccacggagcttctgcgtcgcatGCGGCATCTGATTGGGGACCAGTCTGCTGCGTTGGACGCATCCATTCTACGGGAGCTCTTGCCACAGCGACTGCCACAGCAGGTGCGGATGATCTTGGGCGTGTCCTCCACAGAAACCCCCGACTCACTGGCACAAATGGCCGGCAAAATTATGGATGTCGGCACCCCGGCCATATCTGTAATCGAGAGACAACGTGACTCTTCCCTCTTTGCGCCGGTCCACGACGACCGCTTGGACCGTCTCCTTCAAGCTAACGAGGAGCTCAACCCCTCTACCACTGTCACgactttcggtggactaaagacagacagggataAGTCGCTCGTTTAA